The Triticum dicoccoides isolate Atlit2015 ecotype Zavitan chromosome 6A, WEW_v2.0, whole genome shotgun sequence genome has a window encoding:
- the LOC119315561 gene encoding F-box/kelch-repeat protein At3g61590-like — MTATLYHRPRSRSPLEDEDLLSEILLRLPPQPSSLPRASAVCKRWRRLVSDSGFLRRYRQHHRRSPPLLGFFRSDYPGISYTPAMEAPDRVPASRFSLHLNDRYIILSCRHGLVLISHSSRNQVLVWDPVTGDQHRVAAPLGIDMTTTPMDGQVLRAAADAQHFQVVLVNYKKKYARAIAAIYSSETGVWSNLIQTPVPREAMEYESMPPVLVGDSLYILLPGDSTSVILEVDLDSQSLAVSGLPMDTFAKDQFLMVMRAEGGGLGVLSLTGFAAELWKRNTNCDGVASWVLGRTFELDKLLPLNSENIRHTAMVAYAEENNVAFLRTFDSIFMVQLESLQFSKLPENSNCDICYPLESVYAAETSIGGGHDGADQNMLNQ; from the exons ATGACGGCCACCCTCTACCACCGTCCCCGCTCGCGCTCGCCCCTGGAAGACGAGGATCTgctctccgagatcctcctccgcctcccgccgcaGCCGTCCTCCCTCCCCCGCGCATCCGCCGTCTGCAAGCGCTGGCGCCGCCTCGTCTCCGACAGCGGCTTCCTCCGGCGCTACCGCCAACACCACCGCCGCAGCCCTCCGCTCCTCGGTTTCTTCCGCAGCGACTATCCGGGCATCTCCTACACGCCTGCCATGGAGGCCCCCGACCGTGTCCCCGCCAGTCGCTTCTCCTTGCATCTCAATGACAGGTACATTATCCTCAGCTGCCGCCATGGCCTCGTGCTCATCTCCCACTCGTCGCGGAACCAGGTCCTGGTATGGGACCCCGTCACCGGCGACCAGCACCGCGTTGCTGCTCCCCTAGGGATCGACATGACCACTACCCCGATGGACGGGCAGGTGCTTCGCGCTGCCGCCGACGCCCAACACTTCCAGGTGGTATTGGTAAACTACAAGAAGAAATATGCACGAGCAATCGCCGCCATTTACTCGTCGGAGACCGGTGTATGGAGTAATCTCATCCAAACACCGGTTCCACGTGAGGCCATGGAATATGAATCCATGCCCCCTGTGCTGGTCGGGGATTCTCTTTACATCTTGCTCCCTGGGGATAGTACAAGTGTAATTCTCGAGGTTGATTTGGATAGCCAGAGCCTAGCTGTGTCAGGTCTGCCAATGGATACCTTTGCCAAAGATCAATTCTTGATGGTTATGCGAGCAGAGGGTGGCGGGCTGGGCGTACTCTCCCTGACAGGATTCGCCGCCGAGTTATGGAAGAGGAATACTAACTGTGATGGTGTTGCTTCATGGGTGCTGGGACGAACTTTTGAACTGGATAAGCTACTTCCCTTGAATTCAGAGAATATAAGGCACACAGCGATGGTAGCTTATGCTGAGGAAAACAATGTGGCTTTCTTGCGGACATTTGACAGTATCTTCATGGTCCAGCTTGAGTCATTGCAGTTCAGTAAACTTCCTGAAAACAGTAATTGTGATATCTGTTATCCATTAGAAAGTGTCTATGCTGCAG AAACAAGCATTGGTGGTGGACATGATGGAGCTGATCAAAATATGCTGAATCAATGA